Proteins found in one Sardina pilchardus chromosome 3, fSarPil1.1, whole genome shotgun sequence genomic segment:
- the LOC134076433 gene encoding tubulin delta chain-like isoform X1 — MSAVMLQIGQCGNQLGLEWCEMLSKASDQCEHRSPFITKEGNLAVVCVDSEPKVLRRTQQLVRNKKLLESNIVQGKGGRGNNWAYGYHGHWVEEGDQLLVQAMEAVRQEAERRDYYGGTVMLHSVSGGTGSGLGSRLCEEIRAEFPVSHILTVSVVPHQSGESPLQHYNSLLCLSALHRSSDGILLFNNDQALNYSRVPQNKGVCASGSSSGLLQGSLSFMNKHIVSCMAGLLLPVHSLTSASGWSLGMEPWELIRSVCPMPAAKLLSITQASSREKVKWDSLASSTLQCVPQVSIAGRPYTSRAVLAVARGDQDNSFSMSSALNKLKRGHHCVTWNPLPIDHWTDPRNEVSLSPNAQLLTVCSNHSSVNSLLSHVVHRTKDKIGVRAYLHWYERYGVEHQDFERALDTLLNVMEEYDTH, encoded by the exons ATGTCGGCAGTGATGCTTCAGATAGGCCAATGTGGAAATCAATTGGGCCTTGAGTGGTGCGAGATGCTGTCAAAGGCCTCCGATCAATGCGAACACAG GTCTCCTTTCATCACCAAGGAGGGCAACTTGGCAGTAGTGTGCGTTGACAGCGAGCCCAAGGTTTTGAGAAGAACTCAACAGCTGGTTAGGAATAA AAAGTTACTGGAGTCCAATATTGTCCAAGGAAAAGGAGGCAGAGGAAACAACTGGGCTTATG GATACCATGGACACTGGGTTGAAGAGGGTGATCAGCTGCTTGTTCAAGCAATGGAGGCTGTGaggcaggaggcagagagacgAGATTACTATGGTGGAACTGTAATGTTGCACAGTGTAAGTGGAGGCACGGGATCTG GACTGGGCTCACGGCTTTGTGAGGAGATTCGTGCAGAGTTTCCTGTGAGTCACATTCTCACGGTGTCGGTGGTTCCGCATCAGAGTGGAGAGAGCCCACTCCAGCACTACAACAGCCTTCTGTGCCTGTCTGCACTACACAG GAGTTCTGATGGCATCCTCCTGTTTAACAACGATCAGGCCCTCAACTATAGCAGGGTCCCACAGAACAAAGGTGTTTGTGCATCTGGCTCTTCTAGTGGTCTGTTGCAAGGCAGTCTTTCGTTCATGAATAAACATATTGTCTCATGTATGGCTGGACTTCTGCTTCCTGTTCACAGCCTCACATCTGCCAG TGGTTGGAGTTTGGGTATGGAGCCTTGGGAGCTGATTCGGTCTGTGTGTCCAATGCCTGCAGCTAAGCTCCTGTCCATCACTCAGGCAAGCTCCAG AGAAAAAGTGAAATGGGACAGTTTGGCAAGCAGTACTCTCCAGTGTGTACCACAGGTGTCTATTGCAGGAAGACCT TACACCAGTCGGGCTGTTCTTGCAGTGGCACGAGGTGACCAGGACAACTCTTTCTCAATGTCCAGTGCACTTAATAAACTAAAGCGAGGTCATCATTGTGTAACATGGAACCCCCTTCCCATCGATCACTGGACAG atcCTCGTAATGAAGTTTCTCTGTCACCAAATGCACAACTCCTTACAGTTTGCTCCAATCACAGCAGTGTCAACTCTTTGCTCAGTCACGTGGTGCACCGAACCAAAGACAAGATTGGTGTGCGAGCTTATCTGCACTGGTATGAACGCTATGGTGTGGAGCACCAAGACTTTGAGCGAGCTTTGGACACTCTATTAAATGTCATGGAAGAATATGATACACATTGA
- the LOC134076433 gene encoding tubulin delta chain-like isoform X2: protein MSAVMLQIGQCGNQLGLEWCEMLSKASDQCEHRSPFITKEGNLAVVCVDSEPKVLRRTQQLVRNKKLLESNIVQGKGGRGNNWAYGYHGHWVEEGDQLLVQAMEAVRQEAERRDYYGGTVMLHSVSGGTGSGLGSRLCEEIRAEFPVSHILTVSVVPHQSGESPLQHYNSLLCLSALHRSSDGILLFNNDQALNYSRVPQNKGVCASGSSSGLLQGSLSFMNKHIVSCMAGLLLPVHSLTSASLGMEPWELIRSVCPMPAAKLLSITQASSREKVKWDSLASSTLQCVPQVSIAGRPYTSRAVLAVARGDQDNSFSMSSALNKLKRGHHCVTWNPLPIDHWTDPRNEVSLSPNAQLLTVCSNHSSVNSLLSHVVHRTKDKIGVRAYLHWYERYGVEHQDFERALDTLLNVMEEYDTH, encoded by the exons ATGTCGGCAGTGATGCTTCAGATAGGCCAATGTGGAAATCAATTGGGCCTTGAGTGGTGCGAGATGCTGTCAAAGGCCTCCGATCAATGCGAACACAG GTCTCCTTTCATCACCAAGGAGGGCAACTTGGCAGTAGTGTGCGTTGACAGCGAGCCCAAGGTTTTGAGAAGAACTCAACAGCTGGTTAGGAATAA AAAGTTACTGGAGTCCAATATTGTCCAAGGAAAAGGAGGCAGAGGAAACAACTGGGCTTATG GATACCATGGACACTGGGTTGAAGAGGGTGATCAGCTGCTTGTTCAAGCAATGGAGGCTGTGaggcaggaggcagagagacgAGATTACTATGGTGGAACTGTAATGTTGCACAGTGTAAGTGGAGGCACGGGATCTG GACTGGGCTCACGGCTTTGTGAGGAGATTCGTGCAGAGTTTCCTGTGAGTCACATTCTCACGGTGTCGGTGGTTCCGCATCAGAGTGGAGAGAGCCCACTCCAGCACTACAACAGCCTTCTGTGCCTGTCTGCACTACACAG GAGTTCTGATGGCATCCTCCTGTTTAACAACGATCAGGCCCTCAACTATAGCAGGGTCCCACAGAACAAAGGTGTTTGTGCATCTGGCTCTTCTAGTGGTCTGTTGCAAGGCAGTCTTTCGTTCATGAATAAACATATTGTCTCATGTATGGCTGGACTTCTGCTTCCTGTTCACAGCCTCACATCTGCCAG TTTGGGTATGGAGCCTTGGGAGCTGATTCGGTCTGTGTGTCCAATGCCTGCAGCTAAGCTCCTGTCCATCACTCAGGCAAGCTCCAG AGAAAAAGTGAAATGGGACAGTTTGGCAAGCAGTACTCTCCAGTGTGTACCACAGGTGTCTATTGCAGGAAGACCT TACACCAGTCGGGCTGTTCTTGCAGTGGCACGAGGTGACCAGGACAACTCTTTCTCAATGTCCAGTGCACTTAATAAACTAAAGCGAGGTCATCATTGTGTAACATGGAACCCCCTTCCCATCGATCACTGGACAG atcCTCGTAATGAAGTTTCTCTGTCACCAAATGCACAACTCCTTACAGTTTGCTCCAATCACAGCAGTGTCAACTCTTTGCTCAGTCACGTGGTGCACCGAACCAAAGACAAGATTGGTGTGCGAGCTTATCTGCACTGGTATGAACGCTATGGTGTGGAGCACCAAGACTTTGAGCGAGCTTTGGACACTCTATTAAATGTCATGGAAGAATATGATACACATTGA